A single genomic interval of Streptococcus oralis subsp. dentisani harbors:
- a CDS encoding DUF1846 domain-containing protein: MKKQAFSSEQYLNLQRDHILERINQFDGKLYLEFGGKMLEDFHAARVLPGYEPDNKIKLLQELKEQVEVVIAINASNIEHSKARGDLDISYDQEVLRLIDKFNELGIFVGSVVITQYAGQPAADAFRNQLDKNGIDSYLHYPIKGYPTDMDHIISPEGMGKNDYIKTSRNLIVVTAPGPGSGKLATCMSNMYHDQINGIKSGYAKFETFPVWNLPLHHPVNLAYEAATADLDDVNMIDPFHLQTHGETTVNYNRDIEIFPVLKRMLERILGESPYASPTDMGVNMVGFAITDNEAAIEASKQEIIRRYYQTVLDFKAEKVGETAVKKIELLMNDLGITPADRKVAVAARQKADETGGPALALELPSGDIVTGKNSELFGPTAAALINAIKKSADIAKEVKLIEPEVVKPIQGLKINHLGSRNPRLHSNEILIALAITAMENPDAARAMKELGNLKGSEAHSTIILTDEDKNVLRKLGINVTFDPFYQYDRLYRK; the protein is encoded by the coding sequence ATGAAAAAACAAGCTTTTAGTTCTGAACAATATTTGAATCTACAGCGCGACCACATTTTGGAGCGCATCAACCAATTTGACGGCAAGCTCTACTTGGAGTTTGGCGGCAAAATGTTAGAAGATTTCCACGCTGCTCGTGTCCTTCCTGGTTATGAGCCTGACAACAAAATCAAGCTCTTACAAGAATTGAAAGAGCAGGTTGAAGTTGTGATCGCCATTAATGCTAGCAACATTGAACATTCCAAAGCACGAGGTGACTTGGACATTTCCTATGACCAAGAAGTTCTTCGTTTGATTGACAAATTCAATGAGCTGGGAATTTTTGTTGGCTCCGTTGTCATCACACAGTACGCTGGACAACCCGCTGCAGATGCCTTCCGCAACCAGTTAGATAAAAACGGGATTGATTCTTATCTTCATTATCCAATCAAAGGATATCCGACGGATATGGACCACATCATTTCTCCTGAAGGTATGGGAAAAAATGACTACATCAAAACCAGTCGCAACTTGATCGTCGTAACAGCTCCTGGGCCAGGTTCTGGAAAATTGGCCACTTGTATGTCAAACATGTACCACGACCAAATCAATGGTATCAAGTCTGGCTACGCTAAGTTTGAAACCTTCCCAGTCTGGAACCTGCCCCTTCATCACCCTGTTAACTTGGCTTATGAGGCTGCCACAGCAGACCTTGACGATGTCAACATGATTGACCCCTTCCATCTCCAAACCCATGGAGAAACCACTGTCAACTACAATCGTGACATTGAAATCTTCCCAGTACTCAAACGTATGTTGGAACGCATTCTCGGTGAATCTCCATACGCTTCACCAACAGACATGGGTGTCAACATGGTTGGCTTTGCTATTACAGATAATGAAGCTGCTATCGAAGCCTCTAAACAAGAAATCATTCGCCGTTACTATCAAACAGTCCTTGATTTTAAAGCTGAAAAAGTCGGAGAAACTGCTGTCAAGAAGATTGAACTTCTCATGAACGACCTCGGTATCACACCTGCAGACCGCAAGGTTGCTGTTGCTGCACGCCAAAAAGCTGACGAAACTGGTGGACCTGCTCTGGCTCTTGAATTGCCATCTGGCGACATTGTCACTGGTAAAAACTCAGAACTCTTTGGCCCTACAGCCGCTGCCTTGATCAATGCTATCAAGAAATCTGCTGACATCGCTAAGGAAGTGAAACTAATCGAGCCTGAAGTTGTCAAACCAATTCAAGGTCTCAAGATTAACCATCTAGGCAGTCGCAATCCTCGCCTCCACTCAAATGAGATTTTGATTGCACTTGCCATCACAGCTATGGAAAATCCTGATGCTGCGCGCGCAATGAAGGAACTTGGTAACCTCAAAGGAAGCGAAGCTCACTCAACCATCATCTTGACCGATGAAGACAAGAATGTCCTACGCAAATTGGGTATCAACGTTACCTTTGACCCATTCTACCAATACGACCGTTTGTATCGGAAGTAA
- a CDS encoding peptide ABC transporter substrate-binding protein has translation MKSKKWLLGAGAVLSAALLLTACGQSEKKADAPKTFSYVYAIDPSSLDYSVTSKSSTSDVIANVVDGLLENDKYGNLIPSLAEDWSVSKDGLTYTYKLRKGVKWYTSEGEEYAEVKAQDFVTGLKHAADGKSDGLSLLQDSIKGLAAYISGESNDFSTVGVKAVDDYTVEYTLNKPESFWNSKVTTATMLPVNEEFLNSKGSDYGAPTPSSILYNGPYFLKSLTSKSVIEYEKNPNYWDKDNVKIDNIKLTFYDGSDQESLIRSFTQGAYTTARLFPTSSNFESTKKEYGDKIVYSPQEATSYYLTVNVNRQSYNKTAKTDEAQKTSTKEALLNKNFRQALNFALDRHSYTAQLNGEEGADKIIRNSLVPHDYVQVGEKTFGELAQAELVSYGDQWKDVALTDGKDTIYSPEKAKAAFAKAKTELQSKGVTFPIRLDVPVEQTDVIAVQQTNSLKQSIESSLGTENVIVDVLQMTDNEKMSITSQAKVPAQKDYDLNGTGWGPDYQDPATYLNILDAKKGSALKHLGITRGKDPEVMAQVGLDEYKKLLDDAAAETSDLNKRYEKYAKAQAWVSDSSLLIPVASSGGSPTVSRTVPFSKAYSQVGIKGDPFVFKGLELQKDVVTTKEYEEALKKWQKEKIETNAKYQKELEKHVK, from the coding sequence ATGAAATCGAAAAAGTGGCTCTTAGGAGCAGGTGCTGTCTTGAGTGCAGCTCTTCTGTTAACTGCTTGTGGGCAAAGCGAAAAGAAGGCTGATGCTCCCAAGACATTTTCTTATGTCTATGCAATAGATCCATCATCTTTGGACTACAGTGTGACGAGCAAGAGCTCAACTTCTGACGTTATAGCCAACGTTGTCGATGGCCTCTTGGAAAACGATAAATACGGGAACTTGATTCCGTCGCTTGCAGAAGACTGGTCCGTTTCTAAAGATGGCTTGACTTATACCTACAAACTTCGTAAGGGTGTAAAATGGTATACTTCTGAGGGAGAAGAGTATGCTGAAGTCAAGGCTCAGGACTTTGTTACTGGTCTGAAACACGCAGCTGATGGTAAATCAGACGGCCTCTCTCTCCTTCAAGACTCTATCAAAGGTTTGGCTGCCTACATTAGTGGTGAAAGCAATGACTTTTCTACTGTAGGAGTTAAGGCTGTTGATGATTACACGGTAGAATATACGCTCAACAAACCAGAAAGTTTCTGGAATTCTAAAGTTACAACTGCAACCATGCTTCCAGTTAATGAAGAGTTTTTGAATTCTAAAGGGAGCGACTACGGTGCGCCAACACCATCAAGCATCCTTTATAACGGTCCTTATTTCTTGAAATCATTGACTTCAAAATCAGTCATCGAATATGAAAAGAATCCAAACTACTGGGATAAGGACAATGTTAAGATTGACAACATCAAACTAACTTTCTATGATGGTTCCGACCAAGAATCTTTGATTCGCAGCTTTACACAAGGTGCTTATACAACAGCCCGTCTCTTCCCAACAAGCTCAAACTTTGAGTCAACTAAAAAAGAGTACGGCGATAAGATTGTCTACAGTCCACAAGAAGCGACAAGCTACTACCTCACTGTTAACGTAAACCGCCAGTCTTACAATAAAACGGCCAAAACGGACGAGGCTCAAAAAACTTCAACGAAAGAAGCTCTTCTCAACAAGAACTTCCGTCAGGCACTGAACTTTGCCCTTGACCGTCACTCTTACACTGCTCAGTTGAATGGTGAAGAAGGTGCGGACAAGATTATCCGTAATAGCCTAGTACCTCATGACTACGTTCAAGTAGGTGAAAAGACATTTGGAGAGTTGGCTCAGGCAGAGCTCGTTTCTTATGGTGACCAGTGGAAAGATGTAGCCCTTACAGATGGTAAGGATACGATTTACAGTCCTGAAAAAGCTAAGGCAGCCTTTGCAAAGGCTAAGACAGAATTGCAGTCCAAGGGTGTCACCTTCCCAATCCGTTTGGATGTTCCAGTTGAACAAACAGATGTAATCGCCGTTCAACAAACCAACTCACTCAAGCAGTCTATCGAATCATCACTTGGTACGGAGAATGTCATTGTCGATGTTCTTCAAATGACAGATAATGAAAAAATGAGCATTACGTCTCAAGCTAAGGTTCCAGCACAAAAAGACTATGACTTGAATGGAACTGGTTGGGGGCCAGACTATCAGGACCCAGCTACCTACCTAAACATTCTTGATGCTAAGAAGGGTTCTGCCCTTAAACACTTGGGTATCACCCGTGGAAAAGACCCAGAAGTGATGGCTCAAGTTGGTCTAGATGAATACAAGAAACTCTTGGATGATGCTGCAGCTGAAACTAGCGACCTTAATAAGCGTTATGAAAAATACGCTAAAGCTCAAGCTTGGGTGTCTGATAGCTCACTCTTAATCCCAGTAGCTTCTTCAGGTGGTTCTCCAACTGTTAGTCGTACTGTACCATTCTCAAAAGCATACTCACAAGTCGGAATCAAGGGAGACCCGTTTGTATTCAAAGGTTTGGAGCTGCAAAAGGATGTCGTGACTACAAAAGAATACGAAGAAGCTCTCAAGAAATGGCAGAAAGAAAAGATTGAAACAAATGCCAAATACCAAAAAGAGCTAGAGAAACACGTCAAATAG
- a CDS encoding glycoside hydrolase family 13 protein — MQEKWWHNAVVYQVYPKSFMDSNGDGIGDLPGITSKLDYLSKLGITAIWLSPVYDSPMDDNGYDIADYQAIAAIFGTMEDMDQLIAEAKKRGIRIIMDLVVNHTSDEHAWFVEACENPDSPERDYYIWRDEPNDLESIFSGSAWEYDEKSGQYYLHFFSKKQPDLNWENEKLRQKIYEMMNFWIDKGIGGFRMDVIDMIGKIPDEKVVNNGPMLHPYLKEMNQATFGDKDLLTVGETWGATPEIAKLYSDPKGQELSMVFQFEHICLQYQEGQPKWHYQKELNISKLKEIFNKWQTELGVEDGWNSLFWNNHDLPRIVSIWGNDQEYREKSAKAFAILLHLMRGTPYIYQGEEIGMTNYPFETLDQVEDIESLNYAREALGKGVPMEEIMDSIRVIGRDNARTPMQWDESKNAGFSTGKPWLAVNPNYEKINVQEALANPDSIFYTYQKLIQIRKENSWLIRADFELLDTADKVFAYIRKDGERRFLVVANLSNEKQNFSVEGRVKSILIENTTAKEAVEKQTLAPWDAFCVEMTD, encoded by the coding sequence ATGCAAGAAAAATGGTGGCACAATGCCGTAGTCTATCAAGTCTATCCAAAGAGTTTTATGGACAGCAACGGAGATGGGATTGGCGATTTGCCAGGAATTACTAGTAAGTTAGACTATCTGTCTAAGTTAGGAATCACAGCGATTTGGCTTTCTCCTGTTTATGACAGCCCTATGGACGATAATGGCTATGATATTGCTGATTATCAAGCGATTGCAGCTATTTTTGGAACCATGGAGGACATGGACCAACTGATCGCAGAAGCTAAGAAACGTGGTATTCGAATTATCATGGACTTAGTGGTCAATCATACCTCAGATGAACATGCTTGGTTTGTCGAAGCCTGTGAAAATCCCGACAGCCCTGAGCGAGACTACTATATCTGGCGAGATGAGCCCAATGATTTGGAGTCTATCTTTAGTGGATCTGCTTGGGAATACGATGAAAAGTCAGGCCAATACTATCTCCACTTTTTCAGCAAGAAACAGCCGGATCTCAACTGGGAGAATGAAAAACTGCGCCAGAAAATTTATGAGATGATGAACTTCTGGATTGATAAAGGCATTGGTGGTTTCCGTATGGATGTCATTGACATGATTGGGAAAATTCCTGACGAGAAGGTAGTCAATAATGGTCCCATGCTCCATCCCTATCTCAAGGAAATGAATCAGGCGACTTTTGGAGATAAAGATCTATTGACGGTAGGAGAGACCTGGGGAGCAACGCCAGAGATTGCTAAGCTCTACTCGGATCCAAAGGGACAAGAATTGTCTATGGTCTTCCAGTTTGAACACATCTGTCTTCAGTATCAGGAAGGGCAACCTAAGTGGCACTATCAAAAAGAGCTAAATATCAGTAAGTTAAAAGAGATTTTTAACAAATGGCAGACAGAGTTAGGAGTTGAAGACGGCTGGAATTCCCTCTTCTGGAACAACCATGACCTTCCTCGCATTGTCTCTATCTGGGGAAATGACCAAGAATACCGTGAAAAATCTGCCAAAGCCTTTGCGATTTTGCTTCATCTTATGAGAGGGACTCCCTATATTTACCAAGGTGAGGAGATTGGGATGACCAATTATCCTTTTGAAACACTGGATCAAGTAGAGGACATAGAATCCCTCAACTATGCGCGTGAAGCTCTTGGAAAAGGCGTTCCGATGGAAGAAATTATGGACAGTATCCGTGTTATTGGTCGTGACAATGCCCGTACTCCGATGCAATGGGATGAGAGTAAAAATGCTGGTTTCTCAACAGGTAAACCTTGGTTGGCAGTTAATCCAAACTACGAAAAAATCAACGTTCAAGAAGCGCTGGCAAATCCAGATTCTATTTTCTATACTTATCAGAAGTTGATCCAGATCCGTAAGGAAAACAGTTGGCTGATTCGAGCTGATTTTGAACTACTCGATACGGCTGATAAGGTTTTTGCTTATATCCGTAAGGACGGTGAGCGCCGCTTCCTAGTTGTGGCTAACTTGTCCAATGAAAAACAAAACTTTTCAGTAGAAGGAAGAGTTAAGTCAATCTTGATTGAAAACACTACTGCTAAAGAAGCAGTTGAAAAACAAACCTTGGCTCCATGGGATGCCTTCTGTGTGGAAATGACTGACTAA